Proteins encoded by one window of Molothrus aeneus isolate 106 chromosome 16, BPBGC_Maene_1.0, whole genome shotgun sequence:
- the NATD1 gene encoding protein NATD1 gives MAHSAPLGLLEQGCPIQVEHDRKRRQFTVRLNGCHDKAVLLYEYVGKRIVDLQHTEVPDAYRGRGIAKHLAKAALDFVVEEDLKAHLTCWYIQKYVKENPLPQYLEHLQP, from the exons ATGGCGCACTCGGCGCCGCTCGgcctcctggagcagggctgccccatccaGGTGGAGCACGATCGCAAGCGGCGGCAGTTCACCGTGCGGCTCAACG GTTGCCACGACAAGGCCGTGCTGCTCTACGAGTACGTGGGGAAGCGGATCGTGGACCTGCAGCACACGGAGGTGCCGGACGCCTATCGAGGGAGAGGAATTGCCAAGCACCTGGCAAAG gcagccctggactTTGTGGTGGAGGAGGACCTGAAGGCGCACCTGACGTGCTGGTACATTCAGAAATACGTCAAGGAGAACCCTCTGCCGCAGTACCTGGAACATTTGCAGCCTTAA
- the TMEM11 gene encoding transmembrane protein 11, mitochondrial isoform X1 — MAAWGRRRAGPGSTNSGGGRDRVTLSSTDCYIVHEIYNGENAQDQFEYELEQALEAQYKYIVIEPTRIGDETARWITVGNCLHKTAVLAGTTCLFTPLALPVDYSHYISLPAGVLSVACCTLYGISWQFDPCCKYQVEYDAYKLSRLPLHTLTSSTPVVLVRKDDLHRKRLHNTIALAALVYCVKKIYELYAV, encoded by the exons ATGGCGGCGTGGGGAAGGAGGCGCGCGGGCCCCGGCAGCACCAacagcggcggcggccgggacag GGTGACCTTGTCCTCCACGGACTGTTACATTGTGCACGAGATCTACAACGGGGAGAACGCTCAGGACCAGTTTGAGTACGAGCTGGAGCAGGCGCTGGAGGCGCAGTACAAGTACATCGTGATCGAGCCCACGCGCATCGGGGACGAGACGGCGCGCTGGATCACCGTGGGGAACTGCCTGCACAAAAcggctgtgctggcaggcacCACCTGCCTCTTCacccccctggcactgcccgTAGATTATTCTCACTAcatctccctgcctgctggagTGCTGAGCGTGGCTTGCTGCACCCTGTACGGGATCTCGTGGCAGTTTGATCCCTGCTGCAAGTACCAGGTGGAGTACGATGCCTATAAACTTTCGCGCCTGCCCCTGCATACGCTCACCTCGTCCACTCCCGTGGTGCTGGTGAGGAAGGACGACCTGCACAGAAAGAGACTGCACAACACGATAGCACTCGCTGCCCTGGTGTACTGTGTAAAGAAGATCTATGAACTCTATGCTGTATGA
- the TMEM11 gene encoding transmembrane protein 11, mitochondrial isoform X2, producing the protein MFGNSSLVTLSSTDCYIVHEIYNGENAQDQFEYELEQALEAQYKYIVIEPTRIGDETARWITVGNCLHKTAVLAGTTCLFTPLALPVDYSHYISLPAGVLSVACCTLYGISWQFDPCCKYQVEYDAYKLSRLPLHTLTSSTPVVLVRKDDLHRKRLHNTIALAALVYCVKKIYELYAV; encoded by the exons ATGTTTGGCAACAGCAGCTT GGTGACCTTGTCCTCCACGGACTGTTACATTGTGCACGAGATCTACAACGGGGAGAACGCTCAGGACCAGTTTGAGTACGAGCTGGAGCAGGCGCTGGAGGCGCAGTACAAGTACATCGTGATCGAGCCCACGCGCATCGGGGACGAGACGGCGCGCTGGATCACCGTGGGGAACTGCCTGCACAAAAcggctgtgctggcaggcacCACCTGCCTCTTCacccccctggcactgcccgTAGATTATTCTCACTAcatctccctgcctgctggagTGCTGAGCGTGGCTTGCTGCACCCTGTACGGGATCTCGTGGCAGTTTGATCCCTGCTGCAAGTACCAGGTGGAGTACGATGCCTATAAACTTTCGCGCCTGCCCCTGCATACGCTCACCTCGTCCACTCCCGTGGTGCTGGTGAGGAAGGACGACCTGCACAGAAAGAGACTGCACAACACGATAGCACTCGCTGCCCTGGTGTACTGTGTAAAGAAGATCTATGAACTCTATGCTGTATGA